A region of Ignatzschineria larvae DSM 13226 DNA encodes the following proteins:
- a CDS encoding SulP family inorganic anion transporter — protein MSKQFISTIRQEWFSNVPKDLISGLIVALALIPEAIAFSIIAGVDPKIGLYASFSMAVVIAFAGGRPAMISAATGAMALLMVSLVKNHGLEYLLAATILTGVLQVIAGYIKLGALMRFVPNSVVIGFVNALAILIFMAQLPELTNVHWAVYPLVLAGLAIIYLFPYIPVIGKMLPSPLICIVILTLFVFITGIDIRTVGDMGELPDTLPTFLIPNIPFNLETLSIIFPYSIALMIVGLLESMMTAAIVDDFTETTSDKNRECKGQGLANIVTGFLGGMAGCAMIGQSVINVKSGGRTRLSTFCAGIFLLILVVFMSDLIRIIPMAALVAVMIMVSIGTFDWGSIRHFHKMPIYTNIVMLVTVAVVVYTHNLAFGVITGVLLSMAFFAYKVEQYLEIEAHSTLENNHRTYYVNGQLFFSSAHKLNNAFDFKERVKRITLDLSKATIWDLTAVSTIDKIILKYIREGMDIDVSGLNAQTAKMMQQYSIHKTTIFAPSIENKASSSLTIE, from the coding sequence ATGTCTAAACAGTTTATCTCCACTATTCGTCAAGAATGGTTCTCTAACGTCCCTAAAGATCTTATTTCAGGGCTGATTGTTGCCCTTGCGCTTATTCCTGAAGCTATTGCTTTCTCTATTATTGCCGGCGTTGATCCTAAAATCGGGCTCTATGCTTCTTTCTCAATGGCGGTTGTGATTGCTTTTGCCGGGGGACGACCTGCGATGATTTCAGCAGCTACCGGGGCTATGGCGCTCTTAATGGTTTCCCTCGTTAAAAATCACGGGCTTGAATATCTCCTTGCTGCCACTATTCTCACCGGGGTTTTGCAAGTAATTGCGGGATATATCAAACTCGGTGCGTTAATGCGCTTTGTCCCTAACTCTGTTGTGATAGGATTCGTTAATGCGCTCGCTATTTTGATCTTTATGGCACAATTACCGGAACTGACAAATGTCCATTGGGCCGTTTATCCGTTAGTGCTTGCCGGACTTGCGATTATCTACCTCTTTCCTTACATTCCGGTCATTGGTAAGATGCTCCCTTCGCCATTAATCTGTATTGTTATTTTGACCTTATTTGTCTTTATCACCGGCATTGATATTCGGACTGTAGGCGATATGGGAGAACTCCCTGATACACTTCCTACCTTTTTAATCCCTAATATTCCTTTTAACCTCGAAACGCTCTCGATTATTTTCCCCTATTCCATTGCGCTTATGATCGTAGGTCTCTTGGAATCGATGATGACTGCTGCGATTGTGGATGATTTCACAGAAACTACAAGTGATAAAAACCGGGAATGTAAAGGCCAAGGATTAGCGAATATTGTGACCGGTTTTTTAGGCGGAATGGCGGGCTGTGCGATGATTGGTCAATCAGTCATTAACGTCAAATCAGGAGGACGTACTCGACTTTCTACATTCTGTGCAGGGATTTTCCTACTCATTTTAGTAGTCTTTATGTCGGATCTGATTCGGATTATTCCTATGGCTGCGCTTGTAGCAGTGATGATTATGGTCTCCATAGGAACCTTTGATTGGGGATCAATTCGTCATTTCCATAAGATGCCTATTTATACCAATATCGTAATGCTCGTCACTGTTGCCGTTGTGGTTTACACCCATAACCTCGCTTTTGGTGTTATTACCGGCGTGTTGCTTTCAATGGCTTTCTTTGCCTATAAGGTAGAGCAATATCTTGAGATTGAAGCCCATTCTACGCTTGAGAATAATCATCGAACTTACTATGTTAATGGTCAGCTCTTCTTTAGCTCGGCGCATAAACTCAATAATGCGTTCGATTTTAAAGAACGAGTAAAACGCATTACCTTAGATCTTAGCAAAGCTACCATTTGGGATCTCACAGCCGTTAGTACCATTGATAAAATCATTCTTAAATATATTCGTGAGGGAATGGACATAGATGTGAGCGGACTCAATGCACAAACAGCGAAAATGATGCAGCAATATAGTATCCATAAAACCACTATTTTTGCACCCTCGATAGAGAATAAAGCATCCTCTTCTCTCACTATCGAATAA
- the htpG gene encoding molecular chaperone HtpG yields MTDQTRAETMQFQTEVNQLLNLMIHSLYSNREIFLRELISNASDALDKRRFAGLTDPLLIEGQGNPEIEIAFDPEAKTLTITDNGIGMTREDVIENIGTIAKSGTKAFLEKLEADQKNASQLIGQFGVGFYSAFIVAKEIELTTRRAGEPADSATYWRSEGQGEFTIAPTNREKAGTTVTLHMRDEDVDLLNEWSIKDIVKKYSDHIAYPIMMAVEKPIMPKEGEEESELKTERVIEQINSAESLWQRERSEVSDEEYIAFYKELTNDYTDPLTWSHNRVEGNTSYTSLLYVPAVAPRGLWDQEVKYGIDLYVQRVFIMEGSDKLIPRYLRFMQGVVDTQDLPLNISREILQSSKTIDTIRQGLTRRSLTMLESLTQDETKYQTFWKQFGRVIKEGLGEDFSNREKIASLLRFASTVTDEEVVSLKAYKERMQEGQDKIYYITADSLNTAKNSPHLEIFKSKGIEVLLMTDVIDDWMTGFLHEFDGTEMVNVAKGDVKLDGETAEEKDQKEDLSEADQKLVDRVKEVLGDRVESVKISKRLTDSASVLVRNEHALSGHFEKMLREAGHDVPTMKPWLEINPKHPLLKALAADKNSSEAEDIAMLIYEEALLLEGAQLDNPSEFVARLNRLMKEKIA; encoded by the coding sequence ATGACAGATCAAACACGTGCAGAGACTATGCAGTTTCAGACAGAAGTAAATCAGCTTTTAAACCTGATGATTCATTCCCTCTATTCGAATAGAGAGATATTTCTTCGGGAGTTGATTTCAAATGCGTCAGATGCATTGGATAAGCGCCGTTTTGCTGGATTGACTGATCCTCTATTAATTGAAGGACAGGGTAATCCTGAAATTGAGATTGCCTTTGATCCGGAAGCGAAAACCTTAACGATCACTGATAATGGGATCGGGATGACTCGGGAAGATGTGATCGAAAATATCGGTACAATCGCAAAATCGGGCACTAAAGCATTCTTAGAGAAATTAGAAGCGGATCAGAAAAATGCTTCTCAATTAATCGGACAATTTGGGGTGGGTTTCTATTCCGCCTTTATCGTTGCCAAAGAGATTGAATTAACCACGCGCCGGGCAGGAGAGCCTGCAGATAGCGCTACTTATTGGCGTTCTGAAGGGCAAGGGGAGTTTACCATTGCGCCAACCAATCGGGAAAAAGCGGGGACAACGGTAACACTTCATATGCGAGATGAGGATGTCGATCTCTTAAATGAATGGTCGATTAAGGATATTGTGAAGAAATATTCCGATCATATCGCTTATCCCATTATGATGGCTGTTGAAAAGCCGATTATGCCTAAAGAGGGTGAAGAGGAGAGCGAACTCAAAACTGAGCGGGTTATTGAGCAGATCAACTCAGCAGAATCTCTCTGGCAACGGGAACGTTCAGAGGTGAGCGATGAGGAGTATATTGCCTTCTATAAGGAATTAACGAATGATTATACTGACCCACTGACGTGGAGCCATAATCGTGTAGAGGGTAATACCTCTTATACCTCATTACTCTATGTGCCGGCGGTCGCGCCGAGAGGATTGTGGGATCAAGAAGTGAAATATGGTATTGATCTCTATGTTCAGCGTGTCTTTATTATGGAAGGCTCTGACAAATTGATTCCTCGCTATTTACGCTTTATGCAAGGGGTTGTGGATACGCAAGATTTACCGCTCAATATCTCGCGGGAAATTTTACAAAGCTCCAAAACCATCGATACAATTCGACAAGGTCTCACTCGCCGTTCATTGACAATGCTTGAGTCATTGACCCAAGATGAAACTAAATATCAGACATTCTGGAAGCAATTTGGTCGAGTGATTAAAGAGGGATTAGGGGAAGATTTCAGTAATCGTGAAAAAATTGCTTCGCTCTTACGTTTCGCCTCTACAGTAACAGATGAAGAAGTCGTATCGCTCAAAGCTTATAAAGAGCGGATGCAGGAGGGGCAAGATAAGATCTACTACATTACTGCTGATTCCCTCAATACGGCGAAGAATAGTCCTCATCTTGAAATCTTCAAATCGAAAGGGATTGAAGTGCTCTTAATGACCGATGTGATTGATGATTGGATGACCGGATTCTTACACGAATTTGACGGCACAGAGATGGTCAATGTTGCCAAAGGGGATGTAAAACTCGACGGTGAAACTGCAGAAGAGAAAGATCAAAAAGAAGATCTCTCGGAAGCAGATCAAAAATTGGTGGATCGGGTGAAAGAGGTGTTAGGTGATCGTGTTGAGAGCGTTAAAATTTCCAAACGTCTAACGGACTCAGCTTCGGTACTTGTACGCAATGAACACGCATTAAGTGGGCACTTTGAGAAGATGTTACGGGAAGCTGGGCACGATGTTCCCACAATGAAACCTTGGCTTGAGATCAATCCCAAACATCCGCTCTTAAAAGCATTAGCAGCTGATAAAAATAGTAGTGAAGCGGAAGATATTGCAATGTTAATCTATGAAGAAGCACTGTTGCTTGAAGGTGCGCAATTAGATAATCCATCAGAATTTGTAGCGCGTCTCAATCGATTAATGAAAGAGAAGATTGCTTAA
- a CDS encoding lipoate--protein ligase gives MAIRLLISESHNPHFNLAVEEAIFKSMDPAHKVLFLWRNDNTVVIGRGQNPWKECNTKKMADDGIILARRSSGGGAVFHDLGNSNFTYMAGKPDYDKSVSTAIILSALQSLGIDAKASGRNDLIVLQNGEQRKISGSAYRETADRGFHHGTLLIDVDFTKLSNYLNPDPKKLAAKGITSVRSRVANLKEFVPSLTHEVLCDAIEKAFFQQFADEVAEGETVIPEFISEANPPKIPEFAERYEKQKSWEWNFGQALQFSHELSERFPWGGIEIHLDVVRGGIIEDAKIFTDSLFVEPFEQLTEMLLGQRYHVNDIQTSVTALEVQFPQYASELSQFSKWFINALA, from the coding sequence GTGGCAATAAGATTATTGATTTCAGAGAGTCATAATCCGCATTTTAATCTAGCGGTAGAAGAGGCTATTTTTAAAAGTATGGATCCTGCCCATAAAGTGCTCTTTCTTTGGCGTAACGATAATACGGTGGTTATTGGCCGTGGACAAAATCCTTGGAAAGAGTGCAATACTAAGAAGATGGCGGATGATGGCATCATTTTAGCTCGCAGAAGTAGTGGGGGCGGTGCAGTATTTCATGATTTAGGAAATAGTAATTTTACCTATATGGCCGGTAAACCTGACTATGATAAATCTGTATCTACCGCTATTATTCTCTCGGCATTACAATCCTTAGGCATTGATGCGAAAGCCTCAGGGCGCAATGATCTAATTGTCTTGCAAAACGGCGAGCAACGTAAAATTTCAGGATCGGCATATCGGGAAACTGCAGATCGTGGATTTCATCATGGAACGTTACTAATTGATGTGGACTTTACGAAACTTAGTAATTACCTCAATCCTGATCCCAAAAAATTAGCGGCGAAAGGGATTACTTCTGTGCGCTCTCGCGTAGCAAATCTGAAAGAGTTTGTGCCAAGTTTAACCCATGAAGTGCTGTGTGATGCGATAGAGAAAGCCTTTTTTCAACAGTTTGCAGATGAAGTTGCCGAGGGTGAAACGGTTATTCCGGAGTTTATTTCAGAAGCGAATCCCCCAAAAATCCCTGAATTTGCAGAGCGTTATGAAAAGCAGAAGAGTTGGGAGTGGAATTTTGGACAAGCCTTGCAATTTAGCCATGAGCTCTCAGAGCGCTTTCCTTGGGGGGGCATTGAAATTCATCTAGATGTGGTGCGAGGCGGTATTATTGAAGATGCCAAGATCTTTACGGATAGCTTATTTGTCGAGCCATTTGAACAGCTTACAGAAATGTTGTTAGGTCAACGTTATCATGTAAATGATATTCAAACATCAGTGACCGCTTTAGAAGTTCAATTCCCGCAATATGCATCTGAGCTCTCACAGTTTTCTAAGTGGTTTATTAATGCATTAGCATAG
- a CDS encoding autotransporter outer membrane beta-barrel domain-containing protein, with amino-acid sequence MNKIYKVVWNGILGHWVVTSELACRSGKVKNCQQTANAVDELTVAPNTNGAKYKLLALATFLGLSGSSINIAMAQNPNFVIRHQNAAIGQDQTQENDVFSGSVWVKDGINGSTFDSSLTGQQDVIFEAPNAKLNSTRVRSAIQVGLYDVPESIRYSLDSLGLKINDYGDGILFNTGQDDRYGRKIFLKGQDANDYVGTTYVKNSAYLYVGQDAEKDHSLLGHNNDLTISDFSVVGIYSQEVVNQLRFIAGDSARLSRDRQDPDRYFFAEIEQTGAEEGVRFYHIPNTPQGGVVHLTPKSSLVVNGETTFAGNNAFNVAISAYDAKLDLKQEAIFDRGNIYLNNNSQGVAEKNVQFSGHNSGLSLTNHSKLEVKGTLEKGNSLENNGYGYFTVKTGSELELHQEAIIERGELNINDGNEFRHNSGFPDHQRQPNQPVDGLQSYFSKMSAMVSSKHNIIFKGSDNRLNVTGSQLLVSENLLANDGLKVNALSGNINVKGDQGFVLGAKSDAVLLATKMGLSEWTIGDESLVFSGSNQILVDRNMTLGEKSAWLDATYADGETLLLPNGDEKVARLHFANDYAHHGLTYDEYLNVMKGRNSNESSDADLSEESTPLFYDIVKAGSLTIFGDLTLKEEALYDAVGTVEVEGGLFVAPMAEFVINRKNSAGLVEGEMALLGHLDLSKGGKFTVNDGDVIIQKGSNIAGEMSIDAGQKLIFRGGNTVITQDQSYIAGTIFLQNAGTTLALNDRDLGVANLNVGQGTSLLASGNNHLQDLHNAGDIFIGSATDLSQNRNGMLVVNGDYTGEKGSTLHFGNIAVTEEDPKNPLVAGHKDLLWVKGQASGESYVAINGKIKDLGQLTKKGILLAHIEGESDLILSFLPGQRVTDGGTEYLLVGRAEFNDPDLVEGQNNWYLSNVKEVPTENPVETPAEPPVEILAESPVETPAEPPVEIPAESPVETPAEPPVEIPAENPAEPPVEIPAENPVETPAEPPAEIPTENPVETPAEPPVEILAESPVETPAEPPVEIPAESPVETPAEPPVEIPAENPVETPVDEDLDQNDQTEQPIVEIPGDHQDVGSDLSIKEPDVDSPAIDSEDLSGDNQPIEQIPGDQEDDDVEYDIPEDDFSSIGDVFLKEDEIEDETPANDEVIVEDEMPAEDEAQVEVEVQVEDEVQAEDQVQAEDQVQAEDQVQAEDQVQAEDQVQAEDQVQAEDQVQAEDQVQAEDQVQAEDQVQAENEAQEEDEVQAEDQEQAENEAQEEEEQQVSDNKDLAPENPKSIILAPESASYLTNLILSNEMFSFKYHDRQYVDGYEDIWMSAKATFGSYKTAEDRSLKSDFKSFTLHIGKDIWQQDQFIAGVMAAYGYSNGSSQNHYTGKKADHRSTGFALGAYGHYQFDGHNQRYIDLWAQYVTTHNRVTGQDQSTDSYRARGWIASIEAGYELNLSEKVTLQPQGQLTWFNVKDRNHTMMDGTKVSSESGNLQTRFGARLTYQGIRFQPFAEVNYTHNSKPYRIKLQGELNQTRVEAAGSRNLYQVELGIQMKQNRHWATSGSVSMTKGKDSYKNGRIKMDFRYDF; translated from the coding sequence ATGAATAAGATTTATAAGGTTGTGTGGAATGGAATCCTCGGTCATTGGGTCGTAACATCGGAGCTTGCGTGCAGAAGTGGTAAGGTAAAAAATTGCCAGCAAACTGCGAATGCAGTGGATGAGTTGACAGTAGCGCCTAATACCAACGGAGCCAAATATAAATTATTAGCATTAGCGACCTTTTTAGGTTTGAGTGGCAGCAGTATTAATATTGCAATGGCGCAAAATCCTAACTTTGTGATTCGCCATCAAAATGCTGCAATAGGTCAGGATCAAACCCAAGAGAATGATGTTTTTTCAGGTAGTGTTTGGGTAAAAGATGGGATTAATGGGAGTACTTTTGACTCATCGTTGACAGGGCAACAGGATGTGATCTTTGAAGCGCCGAATGCCAAATTGAACAGTACTCGAGTGCGTTCCGCAATTCAGGTTGGATTGTATGATGTGCCTGAAAGCATCAGATATAGCCTCGATAGTTTAGGTTTAAAAATCAATGACTATGGTGATGGAATCTTATTCAATACCGGACAAGATGACCGATATGGCCGGAAAATCTTCCTCAAAGGCCAAGATGCCAATGATTATGTCGGTACGACTTATGTTAAAAACAGCGCCTATCTCTATGTTGGGCAAGATGCCGAGAAAGATCACTCTCTCTTAGGTCATAATAATGATCTGACGATTAGTGATTTCTCTGTTGTTGGTATTTATAGCCAAGAAGTGGTCAATCAATTACGCTTTATCGCCGGCGATAGTGCAAGATTATCCCGTGATAGGCAAGATCCTGACCGCTATTTCTTTGCTGAAATTGAGCAAACAGGTGCAGAAGAGGGAGTTCGTTTTTACCATATTCCCAATACACCACAAGGTGGAGTCGTTCATTTGACGCCTAAATCAAGTTTAGTGGTCAATGGTGAAACAACCTTTGCCGGAAATAATGCGTTCAATGTTGCCATTAGTGCTTATGATGCGAAGCTTGATCTTAAACAAGAGGCAATATTTGATCGCGGTAATATCTATCTGAATAACAATAGCCAAGGTGTTGCCGAGAAAAATGTACAATTCTCAGGGCATAACTCAGGGCTTTCATTAACGAATCATTCTAAATTAGAAGTAAAAGGCACATTAGAGAAGGGCAATAGTCTCGAGAATAATGGTTATGGCTATTTTACAGTGAAAACCGGTTCTGAATTAGAACTGCATCAAGAAGCGATTATTGAACGAGGAGAACTCAACATTAATGATGGTAATGAATTCCGCCATAATAGCGGGTTCCCTGATCATCAACGTCAACCGAATCAACCTGTCGATGGTTTACAATCATACTTTAGCAAAATGTCGGCAATGGTGAGCTCAAAGCACAATATTATCTTCAAAGGTAGTGATAATCGGCTCAATGTAACCGGTAGTCAATTACTGGTTAGTGAAAATCTGCTTGCTAATGATGGTTTAAAAGTCAATGCATTATCCGGTAATATCAATGTCAAAGGCGATCAAGGATTTGTATTAGGGGCGAAAAGTGATGCCGTCTTATTAGCGACTAAAATGGGCTTATCTGAGTGGACTATCGGTGATGAAAGCCTTGTATTCTCTGGAAGCAATCAGATTCTCGTAGATCGCAATATGACGCTAGGCGAAAAGAGTGCCTGGTTAGATGCAACTTATGCGGATGGGGAAACACTGTTACTCCCTAATGGTGATGAGAAAGTGGCTCGGTTACATTTTGCCAACGATTATGCGCATCACGGCTTAACGTATGATGAATATCTTAACGTGATGAAAGGTCGCAATTCTAATGAGTCATCAGATGCAGACTTATCAGAAGAAAGTACACCGCTATTCTACGATATTGTTAAAGCAGGGAGCTTGACTATTTTCGGGGATCTCACGCTCAAAGAAGAAGCGCTTTATGACGCAGTGGGCACTGTTGAAGTAGAGGGTGGGCTTTTTGTTGCACCGATGGCAGAATTTGTGATTAATCGTAAAAATTCTGCAGGACTTGTTGAGGGAGAGATGGCGCTTTTAGGGCATTTAGATCTCTCTAAAGGTGGGAAATTTACAGTTAATGATGGGGATGTCATTATCCAAAAGGGCAGTAATATTGCCGGTGAAATGAGTATTGATGCCGGTCAGAAATTGATCTTTAGAGGCGGTAATACGGTTATTACTCAAGATCAATCTTATATTGCTGGTACGATTTTCTTACAAAATGCCGGTACAACTTTAGCGCTCAATGACAGGGATTTAGGGGTAGCCAATCTGAATGTTGGGCAAGGTACAAGCTTGCTAGCCTCTGGCAATAATCATCTGCAAGATCTGCATAACGCCGGTGATATCTTTATTGGTAGTGCAACCGATCTCAGTCAAAACCGCAATGGAATGTTAGTGGTTAATGGCGATTATACCGGTGAAAAAGGGAGTACGCTGCATTTTGGTAATATTGCTGTGACAGAGGAAGATCCCAAAAATCCACTAGTGGCCGGTCATAAAGATCTGCTCTGGGTTAAAGGTCAGGCAAGTGGTGAGAGTTATGTTGCTATTAATGGCAAGATTAAAGATCTAGGTCAATTGACGAAAAAGGGCATTTTACTTGCGCATATTGAAGGAGAATCTGATCTCATTTTATCCTTTCTACCCGGGCAACGTGTCACAGATGGTGGAACAGAATACCTACTTGTAGGTCGTGCTGAATTCAATGATCCTGATTTAGTGGAAGGTCAAAATAACTGGTATCTCAGCAATGTGAAGGAAGTTCCTACTGAGAACCCAGTTGAAACTCCAGCTGAGCCACCAGTAGAAATCCTTGCTGAAAGTCCAGTTGAAACTCCAGCTGAGCCACCAGTAGAAATCCCTGCTGAAAGTCCAGTTGAAACACCAGCTGAGCCACCAGTAGAAATCCCTGCTGAGAATCCAGCTGAACCTCCAGTAGAAATCCCTGCTGAAAATCCAGTTGAAACACCAGCTGAGCCACCAGCAGAAATCCCTACTGAAAATCCAGTTGAAACTCCAGCTGAGCCACCAGTAGAAATCCTTGCTGAAAGTCCAGTTGAAACTCCAGCTGAGCCACCAGTAGAAATCCCTGCTGAAAGTCCAGTTGAAACACCAGCTGAGCCACCAGTAGAAATCCCTGCTGAGAATCCAGTTGAAACACCAGTAGATGAAGATTTAGATCAAAATGATCAAACAGAGCAACCCATTGTTGAGATCCCTGGGGATCATCAGGATGTTGGATCTGATTTATCCATCAAAGAGCCTGATGTGGATAGTCCTGCCATAGACTCGGAAGATTTGAGTGGAGACAATCAACCGATTGAGCAGATCCCCGGGGATCAGGAAGATGATGATGTGGAATATGACATTCCAGAAGATGATTTTTCTTCAATTGGAGATGTTTTTCTAAAAGAAGATGAGATTGAAGACGAAACGCCAGCAAATGATGAAGTCATTGTTGAAGACGAAATGCCTGCAGAAGATGAGGCTCAAGTAGAAGTTGAAGTTCAAGTAGAAGACGAAGTTCAAGCAGAAGATCAAGTTCAAGCAGAAGATCAAGTTCAAGCAGAAGATCAAGTTCAAGCAGAAGATCAAGTTCAAGCAGAAGATCAAGTTCAAGCAGAAGATCAAGTTCAAGCAGAAGATCAAGTTCAAGCAGAAGATCAAGTTCAAGCAGAAGATCAAGTTCAAGCAGAAGATCAAGTTCAAGCAGAGAACGAAGCTCAAGAAGAAGACGAAGTTCAAGCAGAAGATCAAGAACAAGCAGAGAACGAAGCTCAAGAAGAAGAGGAACAACAGGTATCTGATAATAAGGATCTTGCACCTGAGAATCCTAAATCGATTATCTTAGCTCCTGAATCTGCAAGTTATTTGACAAATCTGATCTTGAGTAATGAGATGTTCTCGTTTAAATATCACGATCGTCAATATGTAGATGGATATGAAGATATTTGGATGAGCGCTAAAGCCACGTTTGGTTCTTATAAAACGGCGGAAGATCGTAGCCTGAAATCTGATTTCAAAAGCTTTACGCTTCATATCGGCAAGGATATTTGGCAACAAGATCAATTTATCGCCGGTGTAATGGCCGCCTACGGTTATAGTAACGGTAGCAGTCAAAATCATTATACAGGTAAAAAAGCAGATCATCGTTCCACAGGTTTTGCCTTAGGTGCTTATGGTCATTATCAATTTGATGGGCATAATCAACGTTATATCGATTTGTGGGCACAATATGTGACGACTCATAATCGTGTGACGGGTCAAGATCAATCAACAGATAGTTATCGTGCTCGGGGTTGGATTGCCTCTATTGAAGCGGGTTATGAGCTCAATCTGAGTGAGAAAGTGACACTGCAACCACAAGGACAATTGACTTGGTTTAATGTCAAAGATCGTAATCACACGATGATGGATGGCACTAAAGTATCGAGTGAAAGTGGCAATTTGCAAACTCGTTTTGGTGCTCGTTTAACTTATCAAGGCATCCGTTTCCAACCATTTGCAGAAGTGAACTATACTCACAACAGCAAGCCTTATCGTATTAAGCTACAAGGAGAGTTGAATCAAACTCGCGTTGAAGCTGCTGGAAGCCGCAATCTCTATCAAGTAGAGTTAGGGATACAGATGAAGCAAAATCGCCATTGGGCAACCTCTGGATCAGTTTCGATGACGAAAGGGAAAGATAGCTATAAAAATGGTCGTATAAAAATGGATTTCCGTTACGATTTCTAA